A DNA window from Aminipila luticellarii contains the following coding sequences:
- a CDS encoding Asp23/Gls24 family envelope stress response protein translates to MLYKEETENGSITIGKAVIAKIVAETVSQFHGKVLISNYKNKAVTFAAKIGVTEDINNMDITMGEKGLDIKLYIVVKFGTSIGLVTNRLINDIHDKVYEYTSIEPNSVAVVVTGMISKNIAKRNIEVRRGNEG, encoded by the coding sequence TTGCTGTATAAAGAGGAAACTGAAAACGGAAGCATTACCATAGGAAAGGCTGTGATCGCCAAAATCGTGGCGGAAACAGTCTCTCAATTTCATGGGAAGGTGCTGATTTCCAATTACAAAAACAAGGCGGTAACTTTTGCGGCGAAGATTGGCGTAACGGAAGATATCAACAATATGGATATCACCATGGGAGAAAAAGGACTGGATATAAAGCTGTATATTGTAGTTAAATTTGGGACAAGTATCGGTTTGGTGACGAATCGGCTGATCAATGATATTCATGATAAGGTGTATGAATATACGTCCATAGAGCCCAACAGTGTGGCCGTTGTGGTGACTGGTATGATTTCAAAAAATATTGCCAAGAGAAATATTGAAGTCAGGAGAGGGAATGAAGGATGA
- a CDS encoding nucleotidyltransferase, translating into MKVLGIIAEYNPFHNGHLYQLNQSAAMTEADFVVAIISGNFTQRGEAAVLSKWARAEMAVRCGIDLVIELPFAFACNNAEYFAKGAIEILNRLRCVTHLSFGSESGDLERLKEVACFLSHETEEFKDQLKSNLSKGFSYPKARSEAVKECLGEEASENMLQPNNILAIEYLKQLYLTHSDIIPVTVKRYASNYHDQELRGNIASASAIRKALHSNDWNTQLLESAVPAEVLAILQKELPKAPSSDSEELYFKLAASKILTEKNSCLKEIFSVTEGLENKLKASIRISDTLGDLKNSLKSKRYTSTRISRLLTHILIGLTKSDFNTIVETQQYYAHILGFNKKGAHLLKLLKQEEKATLPLITNINKQADALNHCQLLLSYDLIASDFYNLLSNQNIYEHSDRLYKPYMQL; encoded by the coding sequence ATGAAAGTTTTAGGAATCATAGCAGAATACAATCCATTTCATAACGGCCATCTATATCAGCTGAACCAATCGGCTGCTATGACGGAGGCCGATTTTGTCGTTGCCATAATCAGCGGCAATTTTACACAGCGGGGCGAAGCCGCTGTTCTTTCCAAATGGGCCAGAGCGGAAATGGCCGTTCGGTGCGGGATTGACCTGGTCATTGAGCTACCCTTTGCTTTTGCCTGCAACAATGCGGAATATTTTGCAAAAGGTGCCATTGAAATATTAAACAGGCTCCGCTGCGTCACCCACCTTTCCTTTGGCAGTGAATCCGGCGATCTGGAACGTTTAAAAGAAGTGGCCTGCTTTCTTTCCCATGAAACCGAAGAATTTAAAGATCAGCTCAAGTCCAATTTATCCAAAGGTTTCTCCTATCCCAAGGCTCGATCCGAAGCAGTCAAAGAATGTCTTGGTGAAGAAGCCTCTGAAAATATGCTTCAGCCAAACAACATTCTGGCGATCGAATACTTAAAGCAGCTTTATTTGACACATAGTGACATAATTCCCGTTACAGTAAAACGATATGCTTCCAATTATCACGACCAGGAACTTCGGGGAAACATCGCGTCTGCCTCGGCCATACGAAAAGCCCTGCATTCCAATGATTGGAATACTCAGCTTCTGGAAAGCGCTGTGCCTGCGGAAGTCTTGGCCATACTTCAAAAAGAGTTGCCGAAAGCCCCTTCCTCGGATTCAGAAGAGCTTTATTTCAAGCTGGCAGCATCTAAAATATTAACGGAAAAAAATTCCTGTCTGAAAGAAATTTTTTCTGTGACGGAAGGTCTTGAAAATAAACTGAAAGCATCTATACGAATTTCAGACACGCTGGGTGACCTGAAAAATTCCCTAAAATCCAAACGTTATACCTCCACCAGAATCAGCCGATTACTGACCCACATTCTAATAGGCCTGACAAAATCCGATTTTAACACGATCGTGGAAACGCAGCAATACTACGCCCATATTTTAGGTTTCAATAAAAAAGGAGCCCATTTGCTTAAGCTCCTAAAACAGGAGGAAAAAGCTACACTCCCATTGATTACCAATATAAATAAACAGGCCGACGCTCTGAATCATTGCCAATTATTACTAAGTTATGATTTGATTGCCTCTGATTTTTACAATCTTTTATCCAATCAGAATATTTATGAACATTCTGATCGACTCTATAAGCCTTATATGCAGCTATAA
- the rsmD gene encoding 16S rRNA (guanine(966)-N(2))-methyltransferase RsmD: protein MRIIAGDLKGRRLASPKDERVRPTSDKVKEAVFSMIFDSCYDKTVIDLFAGTGNLGIEAISRGARHCYFGDKSKESLALIRENVNACGVQDKSTIIAGDYELVLKRVPQKAQVIFLDPPYRDGLMISCMELIRDLDLLAEGGYIVAEHSFLEKLPENIGSYQRIKEKRYGKIAVSIYG, encoded by the coding sequence TTGCGGATAATAGCAGGTGATTTAAAGGGCAGAAGGCTGGCAAGCCCAAAAGATGAAAGAGTAAGGCCCACATCAGATAAAGTAAAGGAAGCAGTTTTCAGTATGATTTTCGATTCCTGTTATGACAAAACAGTGATCGATTTATTTGCAGGTACGGGAAATCTGGGAATCGAAGCGATCAGCCGTGGTGCCAGACATTGCTATTTTGGAGATAAGTCGAAGGAGAGCTTGGCTTTGATCAGAGAAAATGTGAATGCCTGCGGAGTTCAGGATAAATCCACCATTATCGCGGGTGATTATGAACTGGTACTCAAGCGTGTTCCTCAGAAGGCACAAGTTATTTTTTTAGATCCGCCGTATAGGGATGGACTGATGATTTCCTGCATGGAATTAATACGGGATTTGGACCTTCTGGCAGAAGGCGGTTACATCGTTGCGGAACATAGCTTTTTAGAAAAATTACCGGAGAACATTGGCTCATATCAGAGGATAAAGGAAAAAAGGTATGGCAAAATAGCAGTTTCAATTTATGGATAA
- a CDS encoding anaerobic ribonucleoside triphosphate reductase has product MDVIQFIKKRDGRTVEFDIDKIADAIYKAAQVLGGNDYEMARYLAKQAELYLIEIKHTEAPTVEEIQDAVEKILIENGHARTAKEYILYRAERTRIREMNTRLMKIYEDLTFKEAKENDIKRENANIDGDTAMGTMLKYGSEGAKQFYEMYVLNPVHSKAHIEGDIHIHDLDFLTLTTTCCQIDLIRLFKGGFSTGHGFLREPNDIQSYAALACIAIQSNQNDQHGGQSIPNFDYGMADGVRKTYKKLYWSNLGKLMNILYDIDEGVELAKRIGQEIEEKDHVCPTMADDNSYKEKEAVLLAEKINAEDVPKLQERAKKYADQEIKRATYQAMEAFVHNLNTMHSRAGAQIPFSSINYGTDTTPEGRLVIENILLSTEAGLGNGETAIFPIHIFKVKEGINYNPGEPNYDLFKLACRVSAKRLFPNFSFIDAPFNLQYYKPGDPDTEVAYMGCRTRVIGNAYDPTREVVGGRGNLSFTSINLPRLAIKANGDVDLFFEDLERKLQLVIDQLMERYYIQASKKVKNYPFLMGQGIWLDSEKLKPNDSVGEVLKHGTLTVGFIGLAECLKALIGSHHGETTEAQNLGLNIIGYMRKRMDEETKKTGFNYSLIATPAEGLSGRFVRMDKERYGIIEGVTDREYYTNSFHIPVYYPISAFDKIKLEAPYHALTNGGHISYVELDGDPCKNLDAFEKVVRYMKESGIGYGSINHPVDRDPVCGYTGIIDNECPLCHRKEEDGDTGFERIRRITGYLVGTVDRFNNAKRAEEKERVKHDVSDGKMEAV; this is encoded by the coding sequence ATGGATGTAATACAATTTATTAAAAAACGTGACGGTCGTACAGTCGAATTTGACATAGACAAAATTGCTGACGCAATTTATAAGGCCGCACAGGTTTTAGGCGGGAATGATTATGAGATGGCAAGATACCTGGCAAAACAGGCAGAATTGTACCTGATTGAAATCAAACATACCGAAGCTCCGACTGTGGAAGAAATACAAGATGCTGTAGAAAAGATCCTAATAGAAAACGGACATGCCAGAACAGCAAAGGAATATATCCTTTATCGTGCAGAAAGAACCAGAATAAGGGAAATGAATACAAGGCTGATGAAGATCTACGAGGATCTGACCTTTAAAGAAGCTAAAGAAAATGATATTAAGCGGGAAAATGCCAATATTGACGGTGATACAGCTATGGGAACCATGCTGAAATACGGTTCCGAAGGAGCCAAGCAGTTTTATGAGATGTATGTGTTGAATCCGGTTCATTCCAAAGCTCATATAGAAGGCGATATACACATCCACGATTTAGATTTTCTGACCTTAACGACTACCTGCTGCCAGATTGATTTAATACGTCTTTTCAAAGGCGGATTCTCCACGGGACATGGTTTCTTAAGGGAGCCAAACGATATTCAGAGCTATGCGGCATTGGCCTGTATCGCTATTCAGTCCAATCAAAATGACCAGCACGGCGGACAGAGTATTCCGAACTTTGATTATGGAATGGCCGACGGCGTGCGAAAAACCTATAAGAAGTTATACTGGAGTAATCTGGGCAAGCTTATGAATATCCTTTACGATATTGACGAAGGTGTTGAACTGGCCAAACGTATCGGACAGGAAATCGAAGAAAAAGATCATGTATGTCCGACTATGGCAGATGACAATTCATACAAGGAAAAAGAGGCCGTGTTGCTGGCAGAAAAAATAAATGCAGAGGACGTGCCAAAACTTCAGGAACGGGCAAAAAAGTATGCGGATCAAGAAATAAAGCGGGCTACTTATCAGGCTATGGAGGCTTTTGTACACAATTTAAATACCATGCATTCCCGTGCGGGAGCGCAGATTCCGTTCAGCTCAATCAACTACGGAACGGATACAACTCCGGAAGGCCGTTTGGTCATTGAAAATATTTTGCTCTCTACGGAAGCAGGACTGGGAAACGGAGAGACTGCCATTTTCCCGATTCACATATTTAAGGTGAAAGAGGGCATCAACTATAATCCGGGAGAACCCAATTATGATTTATTTAAGCTGGCATGCAGAGTTTCCGCGAAAAGACTGTTCCCGAATTTTTCCTTTATTGACGCACCGTTTAATTTGCAATACTATAAGCCGGGTGATCCGGACACAGAGGTAGCCTATATGGGATGCCGTACAAGGGTAATCGGAAATGCTTATGATCCGACCAGAGAGGTCGTAGGCGGCCGGGGAAACTTAAGCTTTACCTCCATTAATCTGCCGAGACTGGCTATAAAAGCCAATGGAGATGTGGATCTTTTCTTTGAAGATCTGGAAAGAAAGCTGCAGCTGGTCATCGATCAGCTGATGGAAAGATATTATATTCAGGCGTCCAAGAAGGTAAAGAATTATCCGTTCTTAATGGGACAGGGCATCTGGCTGGATTCCGAAAAGCTGAAACCGAATGACAGTGTGGGAGAAGTTTTGAAACACGGAACGTTAACTGTCGGATTCATCGGACTGGCAGAATGCTTGAAGGCACTGATCGGAAGTCACCACGGAGAGACAACAGAGGCGCAGAATTTAGGCTTAAATATCATTGGCTATATGAGAAAGAGAATGGATGAAGAAACGAAGAAAACGGGATTTAACTATTCTCTCATTGCAACGCCGGCGGAAGGTCTGTCCGGACGCTTTGTAAGGATGGATAAAGAACGCTACGGTATTATTGAAGGCGTAACAGACCGGGAATATTACACAAATTCCTTCCACATTCCGGTGTATTATCCTATTTCCGCTTTTGACAAGATTAAGCTGGAGGCTCCTTATCACGCACTGACCAACGGAGGACATATCTCCTATGTGGAATTGGACGGGGATCCATGTAAGAATTTAGACGCGTTTGAAAAAGTGGTACGGTATATGAAAGAGAGCGGCATTGGGTACGGTTCCATCAATCATCCGGTAGACCGGGATCCGGTGTGCGGGTATACGGGCATTATTGACAACGAATGCCCTCTGTGCCACCGAAAAGAAGAGGACGGAGATACGGGATTTGAAAGAATACGAAGAATTACAGGCTATCTGGTAGGAACGGTAGACCGCTTTAATAACGCTAAGAGAGCGGAGGAAAAAGAAAGAGTGAAGCACGATGTGTCAGACGGAAAAATGGAAGCAGTCTAG
- the rpmF gene encoding 50S ribosomal protein L32, with the protein MAVPKRKTSKARRDKRRSPNMKKALPGLSICPQCHEPKLPHRVCPNCNYYDGKEVVASEA; encoded by the coding sequence ATGGCAGTTCCAAAGAGGAAAACATCTAAAGCAAGAAGAGACAAGAGAAGATCACCAAACATGAAGAAGGCATTACCTGGACTTTCAATTTGTCCTCAGTGCCACGAGCCAAAACTTCCACATAGAGTTTGCCCGAATTGCAATTATTACGACGGTAAGGAAGTTGTTGCTTCTGAAGCGTAG
- a CDS encoding acetate/propionate family kinase codes for MKVLVINCGSSSLKYQVLDMTNEVLLCKGLVERIGMEGAVITHEKIGMDKFKLVVPMKDHKEAIGHVLEAVQDENHGVVKSMDEIGAVGHRVVHAGEKYAHSVLITEEVLKALEECVELAPLHNPPNLAGIAACQALMPKTPMVAVFDTAFHQTMPPESYIYAIPYEYYQKHGIRRYGFHGTSHKYVAERAADIMNCALDDLKIITCHLGNGASVSAIKRGKCIDTSMGFTPLEGLVMGTRSGDIDPAIVTYIRDKENLEAGVANDILNKKSGVLGISGISSDFRDIEEAAAEGNERAQLALKVFAHKVRFYIGAYIAEMNGVDAIVFTAGVGENDIEMRDIICNDLGNLGIKLDLVKNKVRGKETIISRDDSRVKIILIPTNEELMIARDTYDITKNLK; via the coding sequence ATGAAAGTATTAGTAATCAACTGTGGAAGTTCATCATTAAAATATCAGGTTCTTGATATGACAAATGAAGTTCTTTTATGCAAAGGTCTTGTAGAAAGAATCGGCATGGAAGGTGCAGTCATCACACACGAGAAAATCGGTATGGACAAGTTTAAGCTCGTAGTTCCTATGAAGGACCATAAAGAAGCGATTGGACATGTATTGGAAGCTGTACAGGATGAAAATCATGGTGTTGTGAAGTCCATGGATGAAATCGGAGCTGTTGGACACAGAGTCGTACACGCAGGTGAAAAATATGCTCACTCAGTACTGATCACAGAAGAGGTTCTAAAAGCCCTGGAAGAATGCGTGGAATTGGCTCCTCTTCACAATCCGCCTAATCTGGCAGGTATTGCAGCGTGTCAGGCATTAATGCCAAAGACGCCGATGGTAGCCGTATTCGATACAGCCTTTCATCAGACCATGCCTCCTGAATCATACATTTATGCGATTCCTTATGAATATTATCAGAAGCATGGAATCAGAAGATATGGTTTCCACGGAACAAGCCATAAATATGTAGCCGAAAGAGCAGCTGATATCATGAACTGTGCACTGGATGATTTGAAGATCATTACCTGCCATTTAGGAAACGGCGCATCTGTTTCCGCTATTAAGAGAGGCAAGTGTATCGATACTTCCATGGGCTTCACTCCGCTGGAGGGTCTGGTTATGGGTACTCGTTCGGGAGACATCGACCCTGCTATCGTTACGTATATCCGAGACAAAGAAAATTTAGAGGCCGGTGTTGCTAATGACATCTTAAATAAGAAATCCGGTGTTCTTGGAATTTCCGGTATATCCAGCGACTTTAGGGATATTGAAGAAGCGGCTGCGGAAGGAAATGAAAGAGCACAGCTTGCATTAAAGGTATTTGCTCATAAGGTACGATTCTATATCGGTGCTTATATTGCGGAAATGAACGGCGTGGATGCCATTGTATTTACTGCCGGCGTTGGTGAAAATGACATCGAGATGAGAGACATCATCTGTAACGATCTTGGAAATTTAGGCATCAAGCTTGACCTTGTTAAGAATAAGGTAAGAGGAAAAGAAACCATCATCAGCAGAGATGATTCCAGAGTAAAAATTATTCTGATCCCTACGAACGAAGAACTGATGATTGCCAGAGACACATATGATATTACAAAGAATTTAAAATAA
- a CDS encoding ATPase — MKVLELLDEIEEIVDTSTSFPLTGKIMVDAEEILEIVKEIRVELPDEIQQAQWIKDERQRILEEAKKEYETVINDAKRQAEVLTENDDIVVKSKMRADEIMRIAEENCKQLKLNTFDYIDSILFNFQDKMEQLNATHFADMFNQMETTFQNVNATLASNRNEIKDLAYKTQLDKEE; from the coding sequence ATGAAAGTATTGGAATTATTAGATGAGATAGAAGAGATTGTTGATACGAGCACAAGCTTTCCATTAACGGGGAAAATCATGGTGGATGCGGAAGAAATTTTAGAAATCGTGAAAGAAATTCGAGTAGAACTTCCTGATGAAATTCAACAGGCGCAGTGGATCAAGGATGAACGCCAGAGAATTCTTGAAGAAGCCAAAAAAGAATATGAGACCGTTATTAATGATGCCAAAAGACAGGCAGAGGTTCTCACGGAAAATGATGATATTGTAGTAAAATCCAAGATGAGAGCGGATGAGATCATGCGCATTGCCGAAGAAAACTGCAAACAGCTTAAATTGAATACCTTTGATTACATAGACAGTATTTTATTTAATTTTCAGGACAAAATGGAGCAGTTGAACGCAACTCATTTTGCGGACATGTTCAATCAAATGGAAACCACCTTCCAAAATGTCAATGCAACTCTTGCCTCCAACCGAAATGAAATAAAGGATTTGGCCTATAAAACTCAGCTGGATAAGGAAGAGTAA
- a CDS encoding alpha/beta-type small acid-soluble spore protein: MTLQDKMNKSYKPALKNMKTEVASELGMANYDSMDKGNLTARQNGYVGGYMTKKLVDMAEQQLSGK, encoded by the coding sequence ATGACATTACAGGACAAGATGAATAAGAGTTATAAGCCAGCATTAAAGAACATGAAGACAGAAGTTGCTTCTGAACTGGGAATGGCTAACTATGACAGCATGGATAAGGGTAACCTTACAGCAAGACAGAACGGCTATGTAGGCGGATATATGACAAAGAAGCTGGTTGACATGGCTGAACAGCAGTTATCAGGAAAATAA
- the recG gene encoding ATP-dependent DNA helicase RecG, with translation MNVKDHVSSVKGIGPKKAEALNRMGIHTIQDFLYFYPRGYQDRRQITKIGELENGSLALIQGKIKLKVKGGYGKKQTLKLLVSDDSGSAEIVFFNARFLIHKFEIEEEFTFYGRVAIEYGKTKMIHPEFLKKDEKDGRGIIPIYPLTAGVSQSDMYKWQNLANGLLSDLQEYLTEDIVQRNKLCDLQYALDNIHFPPDKNHLKAAKYRLVFDELLFLQIGLQSVKNRITAKEKGTAFHSDVKMEEFVTGLSYSLTGAQKKVLAEINGDMESDKVMNRLVQGDVGSGKTVVAEAALYKAVKSGFQGVLMAPTELLARQHFESLREEFGGYGIEVGFLSGSMSAKNKKETLERLANGNIQVLVGTHALIQPSVLFKNLGLVITDEQHRFGVNQRNLLTEKGKNPDVLVMTATPIPRTLAVILYGDLDISVIDELPPGRQKIITNAFKKEKREQAYSFVRQQIRQGRQAYVVAPLIEESETLENVISAEELYRQLRKSFPEVRTALLHGEMKQAEKDAVMEKFYTGEIEMLVSTVVIEVGINVPNATIMVIENAERFGLAQLHQLRGRVGRGKDQSYCLLISGSESSVSKERIEIMVSTSDGFVIAEKDLKLRGPGEFFGLRQHGLPDLKLADLGRHMGILNQTKEEAKKILERDPKLLSVEMAGIKQKTIELFGENAVLSI, from the coding sequence ATGAATGTAAAGGATCATGTTTCTTCTGTTAAAGGCATCGGGCCTAAAAAAGCAGAAGCTTTAAATCGAATGGGCATCCATACAATCCAAGACTTTTTGTATTTCTATCCCAGAGGGTATCAAGACAGAAGGCAGATCACGAAAATCGGAGAGCTGGAAAACGGCTCTCTTGCTTTAATTCAGGGAAAAATCAAATTAAAAGTCAAGGGTGGGTATGGGAAAAAACAGACCTTGAAGCTGCTGGTGTCCGATGACAGCGGCAGTGCGGAGATTGTATTTTTTAATGCTCGGTTCCTGATTCATAAATTTGAGATCGAAGAGGAATTTACTTTTTATGGCAGAGTAGCTATAGAATACGGAAAAACGAAAATGATTCATCCGGAATTTTTAAAAAAGGATGAAAAGGATGGGCGTGGAATTATCCCCATCTATCCATTGACTGCCGGCGTCTCTCAGTCTGATATGTATAAATGGCAAAACCTAGCCAATGGTCTGCTGAGCGATTTACAGGAATATTTGACAGAAGATATCGTTCAGCGAAATAAATTGTGCGATTTACAGTATGCGCTGGACAATATTCATTTTCCACCGGATAAAAACCATCTAAAGGCAGCAAAATATAGATTGGTGTTTGATGAATTGCTTTTTTTACAAATCGGGCTGCAATCTGTTAAAAATAGGATAACTGCAAAAGAAAAAGGAACTGCTTTTCATTCGGATGTAAAGATGGAAGAGTTTGTCACAGGGTTATCCTATTCACTGACCGGGGCGCAGAAAAAAGTTCTTGCTGAAATCAACGGGGATATGGAATCTGATAAGGTCATGAATCGGCTGGTGCAGGGTGATGTGGGATCCGGAAAAACGGTGGTCGCAGAAGCCGCCCTGTATAAGGCGGTAAAAAGTGGATTTCAGGGAGTTTTAATGGCACCGACGGAATTACTTGCCAGACAACATTTTGAAAGCCTTAGAGAGGAATTTGGCGGCTATGGCATAGAGGTGGGATTCCTTTCGGGGAGTATGTCTGCTAAAAATAAGAAAGAAACGCTGGAACGGCTGGCGAATGGAAATATTCAGGTCCTGGTGGGGACGCACGCACTCATTCAGCCCTCTGTCCTGTTTAAAAATTTAGGTCTTGTCATAACGGACGAACAGCATCGATTTGGCGTAAATCAGCGAAATTTATTGACGGAAAAGGGGAAAAATCCAGATGTATTAGTGATGACAGCCACTCCCATACCGCGAACACTGGCCGTTATTCTTTACGGGGATTTAGATATATCTGTCATAGATGAGCTTCCTCCGGGAAGGCAAAAAATTATTACGAACGCATTTAAGAAGGAAAAACGGGAGCAGGCTTATTCCTTTGTAAGACAGCAGATCCGGCAGGGAAGGCAGGCGTATGTAGTAGCACCGTTGATTGAGGAATCGGAGACCCTTGAAAATGTCATATCTGCAGAAGAGCTTTACAGGCAGTTAAGAAAAAGTTTTCCGGAGGTGAGGACGGCTCTTCTTCATGGAGAAATGAAACAGGCGGAGAAGGATGCCGTTATGGAAAAATTTTATACCGGGGAAATCGAGATGCTGGTTTCAACGGTTGTGATTGAAGTGGGCATTAATGTTCCCAATGCGACGATCATGGTGATAGAAAATGCAGAACGGTTTGGATTGGCTCAGCTGCATCAGCTCCGAGGACGAGTGGGAAGAGGAAAAGATCAGTCTTATTGTCTTTTGATCTCGGGAAGCGAATCTTCCGTATCGAAAGAACGAATAGAGATCATGGTTTCCACATCGGATGGGTTCGTGATTGCAGAAAAGGATTTGAAGCTCCGCGGCCCCGGTGAATTTTTCGGACTCAGACAGCATGGACTTCCCGACTTAAAGCTGGCAGATCTGGGCCGTCATATGGGTATTCTGAATCAGACAAAGGAAGAAGCAAAAAAAATTTTAGAGAGAGATCCCAAGCTTTTATCTGTTGAAATGGCGGGAATTAAGCAAAAAACTATAGAGCTGTTCGGCGAAAATGCAGTTTTAAGTATTTAA
- the rpmB gene encoding 50S ribosomal protein L28, with the protein MSRKCEVCGKGQVSGNKVSHSNRHSRRKWNANIQTVRINDNGTVRRANVCTRCIRSNKINRAI; encoded by the coding sequence ATGTCAAGAAAGTGTGAAGTTTGTGGTAAGGGTCAGGTTTCTGGAAACAAGGTATCCCATTCTAACAGACATTCAAGAAGAAAGTGGAATGCTAACATTCAGACAGTAAGAATTAATGACAACGGAACTGTCAGAAGAGCTAACGTATGCACAAGATGCATCCGATCAAACAAAATAAACCGTGCCATCTAA
- the coaD gene encoding pantetheine-phosphate adenylyltransferase — protein sequence MKQKALYAGSFDPITNGHLDLINRASKLYDSLVVGVIANPSKNPLFSAEERKMLIREATSHLKNVEIDDFTGLLASYVNEQQFDVVVRGLRAASDFESEIQMAQMNARLYNENVETVFLMTSPEFSFLSSSMVKEVFMLHGEIEGLVPDVVLSYMIEKYK from the coding sequence ATGAAACAAAAGGCATTATATGCAGGATCTTTTGATCCGATTACAAATGGACATTTAGATTTAATAAACAGAGCGTCAAAGCTTTATGATAGTTTGGTAGTGGGAGTTATAGCCAATCCTTCTAAGAATCCGCTGTTCAGTGCGGAGGAACGGAAGATGCTCATCCGAGAAGCGACTTCACACCTTAAGAATGTGGAGATAGATGATTTTACAGGACTGCTTGCTTCCTATGTAAATGAACAGCAGTTTGATGTAGTGGTAAGAGGACTTCGGGCAGCCTCAGATTTTGAATCGGAGATACAGATGGCTCAAATGAATGCAAGACTGTATAATGAGAATGTGGAAACAGTTTTTCTGATGACCAGTCCGGAATTTTCCTTTTTAAGTTCAAGTATGGTCAAGGAAGTCTTTATGCTTCACGGAGAAATTGAAGGTTTAGTTCCTGATGTAGTATTGAGCTACATGATAGAAAAGTATAAATAA
- the nrdG gene encoding anaerobic ribonucleoside-triphosphate reductase activating protein, translating to MCQTEKWKQSSIRIAGIVRESIVDGPGIRFTVFCQGCPHGCKGCHNPETHDFKGGYDCSIEKLLHEIDKDPLLSGVTFSGGEPMCQPEAFLTLAREIKKRELNIVIFTGYTLEELQSMADENPSIGELLLFTDYLIDGRFVREERDLTLQFRGSGNQRYIDMNLTREAGHIVSAQ from the coding sequence ATGTGTCAGACGGAAAAATGGAAGCAGTCTAGTATTCGGATTGCAGGGATCGTCAGAGAGTCCATTGTGGATGGACCCGGCATCCGGTTTACCGTATTTTGTCAGGGCTGTCCCCATGGCTGCAAAGGCTGTCATAACCCGGAGACCCACGACTTTAAGGGGGGATATGATTGCTCTATTGAAAAACTTCTGCATGAAATCGACAAAGATCCACTGCTTTCAGGAGTTACTTTCAGCGGCGGAGAACCCATGTGCCAGCCGGAAGCCTTTTTAACGCTGGCTCGGGAGATTAAAAAAAGAGAGCTGAATATCGTTATATTCACCGGCTATACTTTAGAGGAATTGCAGTCTATGGCGGATGAAAATCCATCTATAGGGGAACTGCTTCTGTTTACGGACTATCTGATCGACGGCAGATTCGTACGGGAGGAAAGAGATCTGACTCTGCAGTTCAGGGGAAGCGGCAATCAAAGATATATCGATATGAATTTGACCAGAGAGGCGGGGCATATCGTGTCAGCCCAATAA